acttgagggctaaatttgttattataccaatttttaaCTGCCATGTCACCCTTCCATCAGAGATTTAACAGCACTTAACAGAAATGGACGAAAAAAACAATCTTGATTACTTGGGTgacctaattaaaaaaaaaaattgatagttggatgaccaaaaaagaaaagaggcaATAGTCAGACACATCATATAACTTACGAAGCTGCGATAGTCTAAATGTGTGCTTTAAAGTTTGGGCTATTGACTAGTCAACTCCACTATTAGGACTAAAACTGTTTATTGAGTTTTAATAAGAAGCTAAAATGGTGTCAAATCTTTGAGGAAAAAAATAGCAATTGTTACATAGTGGAACTCCCTTGAGATCTAAATGTTGTGAACTGCAATATCATTTAGTACTCAAAATATGCTCTTACTTTAATAGTGTGAAACAATAGCCTAAAaagttttttattgatttttcttctttttttgatatattaatgcataaaatgcTTTGCCTGAGAAAATAAATGTAGAAGGATGGGAAATGGTGTTCATGTGCTTATTCAAACTAAGGGATATTTTAGTGGATTATAATCATTATGTAAGTACCGGCTTCGGTTACAGGTGGAATATTTTGAACTGCATATTGGCCATTACCTTTAATTGGTGGGATTTAGAGTTGGAAATGGTGCTTGGATTCTTAAATGTTTAGTTCTAATTATTCGTGGTGCTAAAATTATTTTGTCTGTCGTTTGCAGCTGCCACATGCTATAATATGTTCCTTATATGCTTACTTTTTCTCTCCCTTTTGTTCCATTTGCAGCAATATTCCTGGCATTACTGGATTTAGTGAGGAGGATTCTAAAGCAGTTTTCAATTTTATGAAGTCTACAGTAGAGTTGGCGAAATCTGGTGATCATTTGGTAATTATGTCAATTCTTTTCTCATGCACCAGCTTTATTGTTTGAGGATACGTGTGGGATACTTGAATGCATGAATCCCAGTCCATTTGCAATTACAGAGCCTATACAATGGATAGCTTCTATAAGTAATTTAGAATATAAGAGTTCGTAGTGATTTCTAGTAGGCTAACAATAGTAGGaccctatgattgtttcgttgaAGTGGACCTCAAGATAACATAAGATGCTTGACCTAGAACAAGTATTGTCAAGTCGAAACACTCAATCAGTAATCTGAAATCTTAGTTAAAATTCTCAAGTGTCCCAATAATTCGATATCAAAATATCTGAACTCTCAGTATCTCAAAATATATTAATCTGAATGACCTGGACATTTTTGACTAAACACTAAACGTAAAAAAATGCACACTAGGAAATAAAACCCTACAGTCCTAATACTTGGAAAATAGGTGAAattctaataaatataaataaaatctaaaatagcCTATGTATATGAGAGAATTGTGCTAAGGTTTGAATGTAAAATCTGTACCCAAGCCCCACTCATTACCAACATTGGCCAAGACATGACACTTCACTCTACAGAGGCTGCTAGTAACACTAGACCAATGTTGTTACAAGTTAGGCATTGTCCCTTAGGATCAAATAACAAAAGTCCTGAAGACCCTTTCTAGGTCTTATTTGGTCAGATGCATGCTTGGTGAGCCTACGCACGCTTTTGTAAGATGATAGATCATAGATGATatctaatttcttttattttcattaatttcaccTTTATTAGTAAGAAAGAGGACAGTACCAAACTTTCTGCCTTCTCATATTTGAGTATTCAATTGCAGACAAAGGATTATAAAGAAATCCTGCGTGTTGACCaacaaaagagaaaggaaagtTTTGCATCTTTGTAGGATAAACTGGAGATCATATAAAACGCACACATACTTATTGTGCCTGGCCTCACTCAAGTGGATGCTTTTCTTGTGCCTTGCGCATTAGGCAATATAAAGGTTCTAGCACCAAGAATGTGCCTTGCACCCTAAACAAGGGGCTACAGTCTTTATAATGCTTTGTGTTGCGTATCAAGGTAAAACAAGACAAGTGTCAGAAAGAAGTAGTATTGTGGTGTCTATTCAGCCTATGCTGATGTAGGACTTTATAAAGGCTACAATTGTTTTACTTATACCTTAGTGTTATTTATCTTTAAGtaggatttaatttttttgtgcGATTTAGCTTTTGTAGAATCTCTTGGTATGATGTGCTGTTCTGCTAAGACCTAAGAGTTCACTAGAAAATAGATTCGATGCATGTGATTATTAATGAATTGTCTATTGCTTCTTATGAAATCACCTTTGAGGAGATAGCTTTCGTTAAAGTGCTTTTAGTTCCTGCCTTGTCACTTATATGAAtttatcatttttcaaatattagTATTTTAACATGGTTGATTGCAATCTTGGCAATGCCATGTCAATAGTAAAATTGAAAGAAGATTGAGAAAACAAAGAAAGCTAAAGAAAAAGGATAAACTCGAAGGAAACGTCTAAATCTTAAGTCTGTAGTTCAAATTGTCAATGATCAGTGCAACAGATGTTGCAGAATAAGCTATGCATATGAGCTCTTCCCTAATATAAACCACATACAGTACAACCTAAATTAGTAAGGCCAAGTAGAAATCAGTCACTTTTCCTTGTAATCCATTTTCGGTGGTGCTTCGTTCCTTAGTTTCTTTTGGTTGTGGATAGTATGTTATTCTTGTCTAATTCTGCATTTTTCTGCAGATTGTCAATGCTGCTATGATAGTGGATCCATTAGTTGGGCAGATAATTGCAAGTGCATGTGATGAAGTCTGCTCTTGGCATATGGGAACAAGCAAAGCAAAGACTGAAACCTGTGACTTTAAACAGTTAGAAGGATTCACTTCTCATGATGATGCGAACATCACAGCAAAAGATATAACTTTCCTTTCAAATGGGTCTGCTAACAATCTCCAACAATGTTACAAGGCAGTATCTTGTTTAAACCCTTGGTGGTTTGCACAACAATCATTCCATTCAAGTCCTTGTTATTGTCACCCATTACGACATGCTGCCATTGTTGCTATAGAAGCTTCTGCTGCCAGGGACAGACACTTGTTCCCTGGTTCTGGGCATAATGAGAAGTCATATGGAGTTGATTGTAATTCTTCTTCCTCAGGTTCTCTAGCAAAGAGACAAAGGGTCGACCTTGAAAATGTGAGTTAACATTCTTCTGCTTCTGAACCTCTGTCTTGGTGATCCTTATAAACAGAGGTTAAGATGGGGGCATATCCTGCAATTTTGTTTTAGAATTCTGGTGAAGTATCTGTTTGCtgcatgcaaatatatatatgttatgattTTTCTAGGTTTCTTTTATCAAACAAAAACAAATGTAATGGTTTTTCCTCATTTTTCTTCGCAGTTTACTTTGAGGCTTTAACAAAAATTATATCAACTGGGGTTTTCTAAACAAGAACAATTTTTTGATCATTAATAGCAAATTGTCAAATGTACGTGAAGTAGGTTAAGTTTGCTCTTTGAAAGGTTTGTTTTTACTAGTTTTTCATAAGAATACCATTTGAAATATAGATTTACATAACAAGACAAATCGAAAGTCATATCTAATGATTTGTTTTAGGTCAAAAATAGAGGGGAGCAGGATGCTAATACTGAAGGTTCAAACTCCTTAGGAAGGCCGTATCTGTGTACTGGCTATGACATCTATCTTATCTGGGAGCCTTGTGCAATGTAAGTCGTTAACAGAACTTATCTCTCTTCCTTTTTACATTTTACCtgatataaaataatttcaaagaaattttaaattgaataaattaaatgtagctaatttaatctcatttgagATTAAGATTAGAAATATTTAATTGCAAACACCAACCCTTGATAATTTCTATTGATGGATGGGATTTGCTTTGTGGTTGCTTGCTTGTGTCTGGATAAAAGCACAACAGATTTGATCAGGGGTCTGCTTTTCCTTATAT
The sequence above is drawn from the Gossypium hirsutum isolate 1008001.06 chromosome A05, Gossypium_hirsutum_v2.1, whole genome shotgun sequence genome and encodes:
- the LOC107959561 gene encoding tRNA-specific adenosine deaminase TAD3, producing the protein MNKQQQQVIHIPPNPPVSPTHQPTEKVYAALIEPKHANTIIRRLNQIAPLQNLQHLKRIQKKQLQGGKPELYVVLCLASENETQSNRMPPDVEDIVNSYHLTPFITEVNKYAALSKEEWEEQCKLWPTSYHPPTYNIPGITGFSEEDSKAVFNFMKSTVELAKSGDHLIVNAAMIVDPLVGQIIASACDEVCSWHMGTSKAKTETCDFKQLEGFTSHDDANITAKDITFLSNGSANNLQQCYKAVSCLNPWWFAQQSFHSSPCYCHPLRHAAIVAIEASAARDRHLFPGSGHNEKSYGVDCNSSSSGSLAKRQRVDLENVKNRGEQDANTEGSNSLGRPYLCTGYDIYLIWEPCAMCAMALVHQRIRRIFYALPNPETGALGSVHRLQGEKSLNHHYAVFRVVMPELEFPVER